Within Sorghum bicolor cultivar BTx623 chromosome 2, Sorghum_bicolor_NCBIv3, whole genome shotgun sequence, the genomic segment GGGAGGAGGGATGCAGCGAATCACTGAGGCATGCATTCTTGTGCGTTTCTTAAGGAATTGATGATGGGCCACATGGTTCATTGGGCTTTCAGAATGGGAGCACTAGACAGGGGTACCTAGTGGCTTTGAACACAACAATGGAGCTCATAAATCAAATCCTAGAAACTCTATCAACATCTGCAACTCAAGGCTTTCTGAAGAGTCTGCCATGACAGATATTCAAAAACAGAGGGaagaagaataaagaaaatagccACCAAGTTTATCTCATTTCTTACGTCAAAAAAAAGCTTATCTCATTTGTTATACTACTAATAGCCTTTTCGTTAGAGTTATTATCAGAATGGGATTATTGTTCATTATGGAAACTGCAACCATAAACTTAACCATGGAATCAGAAAAAGTTACATAACACATAGGACCTTTACCTCCCAGTATATCCATGCAGCAACTTTGTGTGGCATCAGCCAGAAGAAGGTTGCCAGCCTCAGAGAATTACTTGTCTGTCCAACCAATTTGGCATCCAAAGCTGCAGTGAAATAGTCCCCAAGTGTCGGATGCTGAACTGATATAACAACATAGAGTCTATCACCAGGGGCATCGACGCGAATACTCCAGTTGCTGAGCATATCCTACGACTCATGCCAACAGAAAGAAACCCACTTAGAATAAGCAACAGAGTTGAATGCAGTACACAAAGTTCCCAAAATTTAACTAGGCAACACACATAAGCTGAGTATCAGAATTCAGAAACATCCATTACATGATTGTGCAAAAGAATTTGCAATGAGATCAAAGATGGAACTGAAGTGAGCAAGCTAACATTTCAACTGATGTTACATCAGGTTTTGTAATAAACGTGTTCAAGATTCCTCAGTCAACACAACACGTTGTTTGAATCTGAATAAACAAGGGCATATTTTTTTAGCTGGCTTTATATTGATTTTTAACTGAGACCATACCATAAAGGGGCTGACATGCAAGGGCTTCGCGACGAGATCAGAGCCCGGTTGGAAGGTAAACATCACCCTCTCTCCCCAGGGAGTGTTTGTGACCTGGTACCAATAGCAAGAGATTAGACAGTAAGACAGTTGCAGATAATCAACCTCGAACCAATGAAGACGAATCGTATGTACAATGATCTAACCTCGGCAATGCACATTCTGAGCTGTCCATCTTGTCCCTGTGATGCAGAATCGTAGCAGTAGTAAATGCTCAGCGGGTTCTGCTCGTATCCCACGCTCTTGGGTATCGTCAGAAGGTGCCTTTCATTTCATCAAGGGAAGAACAAGGCAAGTCAGCGCTCAAGGGCCATTTCGTGAAATAGAGATTTTTATAATGAGATTGCTCTGCTTTTGCAAATGTGCAACAAACTGAAGACTGTGTACAGCAAATTGTGGCTTCCCTCCAAATTTTAGAGCACCACAGGCTCGATTTATTTACAAGGAGGGTGCGAAACTTTCGCTGCGGAGAGGAGGGACTCACACGGGGCCGGAGGTGGAGGCGACGCGGCGGGCTTCGTCGGCGGAGAGGTGGCCGGGGAGCGGCAGCAGGTCGAGGTTGACGAGCGCGTAGCGCGCGGAGTACTCGAAGGCGTGCGCCGCCGGGCGCCGGCGCGAGTGCCGGACGCGGCCCTCGTAGAGCCGCGCCGCCGCGTCGTGCCCATCGGCGGGGGCAGCGCGGCCCGGGTAGCGGAcgaggaggcggaggaggagcaggagcgaGTGGAAGGCGGAGGTGGCGATGGTCGCGGCCAGCGAGGCGAGCAAGTAGAGCGCCTCCATTGCTGGCTTGCTGCTGCTCGGATTTGCTGAAATTAGAACTTTT encodes:
- the LOC8079942 gene encoding uncharacterized protein LOC8079942 isoform X3 produces the protein MEALYLLASLAATIATSAFHSLLLLLRLLVRYPGRAAPADGHDAAARLYEGRVRHSRRRPAAHAFEYSARYALVNLDLLPLPGHLSADEARRVASTSGPVHLLTIPKSVGYEQNPLSIYYCYDSASQGQDGQLRMCIAEVTNTPWGERVMFTFQPGSDLVAKPLHVSPFMDMLSNWSIRVDAPGDRLYVVISVQHPTLGDYFTAALDAKLVGQTSNSLRLATFFWLMPHKVAAWIYWEALRLWLKNVKFLDHPRYSNPSYRDEALERDLELRASCIFRQRQKVNSQRSRTAEKTAGTTNHVDGKCDENITKRWCVWMDAQWPWS
- the LOC8079942 gene encoding uncharacterized protein LOC8079942 isoform X2 → MFIPSKFHCPCMHHLYRSLPSIIGRLIGRVDLQSKPAMEALYLLASLAATIATSAFHSLLLLLRLLVRYPGRAAPADGHDAAARLYEGRVRHSRRRPAAHAFEYSARYALVNLDLLPLPGHLSADEARRVASTSGPVHLLTIPKSVGYEQNPLSIYYCYDSASQGQDGQLRMCIAEVTNTPWGERVMFTFQPGSDLVAKPLHVSPFMDMLSNWSIRVDAPGDRLYVVISVQHPTLGDYFTAALDAKLVGQTSNSLRLATFFWLMPHKVAAWIYWEALRLWLKNVKFLDHPRYSNPSYRDEALERDLELRASCIFRQRQKVNSQRSRTAEKTAGTTNHVDGKCDENITKRWCVWMDAQWPWS
- the LOC8079942 gene encoding uncharacterized protein LOC8079942 isoform X1, producing the protein MFIPSKFHCPCMHHLYRSLPSIIGRLIGRVDLQSSKPAMEALYLLASLAATIATSAFHSLLLLLRLLVRYPGRAAPADGHDAAARLYEGRVRHSRRRPAAHAFEYSARYALVNLDLLPLPGHLSADEARRVASTSGPVHLLTIPKSVGYEQNPLSIYYCYDSASQGQDGQLRMCIAEVTNTPWGERVMFTFQPGSDLVAKPLHVSPFMDMLSNWSIRVDAPGDRLYVVISVQHPTLGDYFTAALDAKLVGQTSNSLRLATFFWLMPHKVAAWIYWEALRLWLKNVKFLDHPRYSNPSYRDEALERDLELRASCIFRQRQKVNSQRSRTAEKTAGTTNHVDGKCDENITKRWCVWMDAQWPWS